From Dehalococcoidales bacterium, a single genomic window includes:
- the acs gene encoding acetate--CoA ligase, with the protein MNDTPKREKEFDKKVSTKDKKEAGGKAKEEILGQISDQAITSMMEENRVFPPPKEFSKNAAVKSMEEYKALYNDSINNPDKFWGKWAEELDWFKKWDKYEVYDFKDKPEVRHFVGGKINVAYNCLDRHLKTARKNKAALIWQGEPDSDVKTYTYQQLHYEVCKFANVLKKLGIKKGDSVSIYLPMIPELAIAMLACARIGAIHSVVFGGFSAEALRDRILDCKSTLLITADGYWRNGKQIKSKDGADNAMAACPTIKKAIIVKRLGIDINMTAGRDSWWHEQMGAADITGKCEAEPMEADEPLFVLYTSGSTGKPKGVLHTQAGYLLHCYLSMKWIFDIKDEDVYMCTADVGWITGHSYIVYGPLSAGATSLMFESVPTYPAADRFWQIVEKFKVNVFYTAPTVIRSLMREGEELPNKRDLSSLRLLGSVGEPINPEAWMWYYRVIGKEKCPIVDTWWQTETGGILITPLPGAMPIKPGSASLPFPGVEPIIFDENGKEVGSNEGGWLCIKKPWPGMMRTIWGDAARFKETYFSKFPGYYCTGDGARKDKDGYYWLMGRIDDVIKVSGHRIGTAEVESSLVSHPKVAEAAVVPMPHSLKGEGIYAYVTLKTGQNPSTELEAELKAHVRKQIGPIATPDVIQFADGLPKTRSGKIMRRILVKIAAGNTDNLGDTSTLADPSVVQTLVAGKK; encoded by the coding sequence ACAAGGCGCTCTATAACGATTCCATCAACAACCCGGACAAGTTCTGGGGCAAATGGGCGGAGGAGCTGGACTGGTTCAAGAAATGGGACAAATACGAGGTCTATGATTTCAAAGACAAGCCGGAAGTCAGGCACTTTGTCGGCGGCAAAATAAACGTTGCCTATAACTGCCTGGACCGCCACCTCAAGACGGCGCGCAAAAACAAAGCCGCCCTCATCTGGCAGGGCGAGCCGGACAGCGATGTCAAGACCTACACCTACCAGCAGCTGCACTATGAAGTATGCAAGTTCGCCAATGTCCTCAAGAAATTGGGCATCAAGAAAGGCGATTCCGTTTCTATCTACCTGCCGATGATTCCGGAACTGGCCATAGCCATGCTGGCCTGCGCACGCATCGGCGCTATCCATAGCGTGGTTTTCGGCGGATTCAGCGCCGAGGCCCTGCGCGATAGAATCCTGGACTGCAAATCAACACTGCTGATTACGGCCGACGGCTACTGGCGCAACGGCAAGCAAATCAAGAGCAAAGACGGCGCCGATAATGCCATGGCTGCCTGCCCCACCATCAAGAAAGCGATTATCGTAAAAAGACTCGGCATTGACATTAACATGACGGCTGGACGGGACTCCTGGTGGCATGAGCAGATGGGCGCCGCCGATATCACCGGCAAGTGCGAGGCGGAACCGATGGAGGCCGATGAGCCGCTTTTCGTTCTCTACACCAGCGGCAGCACCGGCAAGCCCAAGGGCGTTCTCCATACCCAGGCCGGCTACCTGCTCCACTGCTATCTGAGCATGAAATGGATTTTCGACATTAAAGACGAAGATGTCTATATGTGCACCGCGGACGTAGGCTGGATTACCGGGCACAGCTACATCGTTTACGGGCCGTTATCGGCGGGGGCTACCAGCCTCATGTTCGAGAGCGTCCCCACCTACCCCGCCGCCGACCGCTTCTGGCAAATCGTAGAAAAATTCAAGGTCAACGTTTTCTACACCGCTCCCACCGTAATCCGCTCCCTGATGAGAGAGGGCGAAGAGCTGCCCAACAAGCGCGACCTTTCCAGCCTGCGGCTGCTCGGCAGCGTGGGCGAGCCCATTAACCCCGAGGCGTGGATGTGGTATTACCGCGTTATCGGCAAAGAGAAATGCCCCATCGTGGACACCTGGTGGCAGACCGAGACCGGCGGCATCCTGATTACCCCGCTGCCCGGCGCCATGCCCATCAAGCCCGGCTCCGCCTCCCTGCCTTTCCCCGGCGTCGAGCCCATCATTTTCGACGAGAACGGCAAGGAAGTAGGTTCCAACGAGGGCGGCTGGCTCTGCATCAAGAAACCCTGGCCCGGCATGATGCGCACCATCTGGGGTGATGCCGCCAGGTTCAAGGAGACCTATTTCAGCAAGTTCCCCGGCTACTATTGCACCGGTGACGGCGCCCGCAAGGACAAGGACGGCTACTACTGGCTGATGGGACGCATCGACGATGTTATTAAAGTCTCCGGCCACCGCATCGGCACCGCGGAGGTGGAAAGCAGCCTGGTTTCCCATCCCAAGGTCGCAGAAGCGGCGGTTGTCCCAATGCCCCACTCCCTGAAGGGCGAAGGCATTTACGCCTATGTAACCCTGAAAACCGGGCAGAACCCGAGTACAGAACTGGAAGCCGAACTGAAGGCCCATGTCCGCAAGCAAATCGGCCCCATCGCCACGCCGGATGTAATCCAGTTTGCTGACGGGCTGCCCAAGACCCGCAGCGGCAAGATTATGCGCCGTATCCTGGTGAAAATAGCTGCCGGCAATACAGACAACCTGGGCGACACTTCCACTCTCGCCGACCCCTCGGTTGTACAGACACTGGTAGCTGGCAAGAAATAA
- a CDS encoding acetate uptake transporter, which yields MSQISTKEEPLWANPGALGLAAFGFNTILLQIHNLGWIASTMPLIYGFFWGGVAQVIAGIIDGRRGDTFGLTAFTSYGLFWLGLSLSFLLQWTGVVTLDNAGLGWTFVMWGMFTGFMTFGTFKMTKIHITIFSTLTLLFFLLAAHFFWGLSAVVPGVEGIICGLSAVYGAAAIVLNNKWGRTVCPMGVCKM from the coding sequence GTGTCACAAATCTCGACCAAGGAAGAACCATTGTGGGCAAATCCTGGCGCCCTGGGACTCGCTGCCTTCGGGTTCAACACTATCCTGCTGCAGATACACAATCTGGGCTGGATAGCCAGCACCATGCCTCTTATTTACGGCTTTTTCTGGGGGGGCGTGGCCCAGGTTATCGCCGGCATCATCGATGGGCGGCGCGGTGATACTTTCGGCCTGACAGCCTTTACTTCTTACGGCCTGTTCTGGCTGGGTCTCAGCCTGAGTTTTCTCCTGCAATGGACGGGCGTAGTCACGCTCGATAACGCAGGACTTGGGTGGACGTTTGTCATGTGGGGTATGTTCACCGGTTTCATGACCTTCGGCACGTTCAAGATGACCAAGATTCACATTACCATTTTCTCTACTTTAACGCTGCTTTTCTTCCTGCTGGCAGCCCACTTCTTCTGGGGCTTATCAGCAGTGGTGCCCGGCGTTGAAGGTATAATCTGCGGTCTGTCCGCGGTTTACGGAGCCGCGGCGATTGTCCTCAACAACAAATGGGGACGCACGGTTTGCCCGATGGGCGTCTGCAAAATGTAG
- a CDS encoding histidine triad nucleotide-binding protein, with amino-acid sequence MTIKNPDCIFCKIVAGQIPARITYRDEEIVVFEDIAPAAPVHLLVIPVKHIASVAALTAADAPLAGSMIMAANRAAKEQGLADKGYRLIINNGKEAGQVVPHFHIHILGGRPLDTMG; translated from the coding sequence ATGACTATAAAAAATCCCGACTGTATTTTCTGTAAAATAGTCGCCGGCCAAATACCGGCGCGGATAACCTACCGTGACGAGGAAATCGTGGTCTTTGAGGATATAGCTCCGGCGGCGCCGGTGCACCTGCTGGTTATCCCGGTCAAGCACATCGCGTCCGTAGCGGCCTTGACGGCGGCGGACGCCCCGCTGGCGGGCAGCATGATCATGGCGGCCAACCGGGCGGCTAAAGAGCAGGGACTGGCGGATAAAGGCTACCGCCTGATCATCAATAACGGCAAAGAGGCCGGCCAGGTGGTGCCCCACTTCCATATACACATCCTGGGCGGGCGCCCGCTGGATACCATGGGTTAG
- a CDS encoding pyridoxamine 5'-phosphate oxidase family protein — MDKKEILEFITKNPVAYMATTEGSKPHVRAMGTYKANEKDGIIFSMQAVKDVYKQIAKNPEVELCYFANGVQVRVAGKFDVWKQMTDAQKEEMLKIRPFLKPQVDANGWDYVKVMTLKNAKATVLDMSKPVDPAAHKEWVTL; from the coding sequence TTGGATAAAAAAGAAATCCTGGAATTCATCACCAAGAACCCGGTGGCCTACATGGCCACGACCGAAGGTTCCAAGCCGCATGTGCGCGCCATGGGCACGTACAAAGCGAATGAGAAAGACGGCATCATCTTTTCCATGCAGGCCGTCAAGGACGTTTACAAGCAGATTGCCAAGAACCCGGAGGTCGAGCTCTGCTACTTCGCCAACGGCGTGCAGGTGAGAGTGGCCGGCAAGTTCGATGTCTGGAAGCAGATGACGGACGCCCAGAAAGAAGAAATGCTGAAAATCCGCCCCTTCCTCAAGCCCCAGGTAGACGCCAACGGCTGGGACTACGTTAAGGTCATGACGCTGAAGAACGCCAAGGCCACCGTGCTGGATATGAGCAAGCCGGTTGACCCCGCTGCCCACAAGGAGTGGGTGACGCTGTAG
- a CDS encoding pyridoxamine 5'-phosphate oxidase family protein, whose translation MDKKEIFQFISENPIGFLATVEGKAGRVRGMDTFRADEKGLIFYTGKMKNVFQQIADNPNVEVCYFAKGVQVRVRGKMEVLEDLALKKEIVNKRPFLQGAYENSYEGMAVCRLKGRATTWSMQDMAAPTTFIDL comes from the coding sequence ATGGACAAAAAAGAGATTTTCCAGTTCATCTCCGAAAACCCCATCGGCTTCCTGGCTACGGTGGAAGGCAAAGCCGGCCGGGTCCGCGGCATGGATACCTTCCGCGCTGATGAAAAAGGCCTGATTTTCTATACCGGCAAGATGAAAAACGTCTTCCAGCAGATTGCGGACAACCCTAACGTCGAGGTCTGCTACTTCGCCAAGGGCGTCCAGGTAAGGGTGAGAGGCAAAATGGAAGTACTGGAAGACCTGGCGCTGAAAAAGGAAATCGTGAACAAACGGCCGTTCTTGCAGGGCGCCTATGAAAACAGCTACGAAGGCATGGCGGTCTGCCGCCTCAAGGGCCGGGCCACCACCTGGAGCATGCAGGATATGGCCGCCCCCACCACCTTTATTGATTTATAA